The sequence CTATAAGTTGTACACTGTATCTTAAAACTAACCGAGAATTCTTCTCTCCTGGAAACGAAAAAGGAAGAAACTAAGTAAATGTAGAAACAGAAGTAACTATACTTATTAGTGGTCATCTTAGCCTTTAATgattgattgaagacctttattgtatgttcgtgccccgaggggctagatacaggtcgtttaacacaaacctaactaacatctaagtgacatatacagtgaaatatgtacagtacgtacattgtgtaaacatacatggtagaagaaagggataagctaagctaatctagtaaagtcaacttcttctcgcttctttgtacatgtgtagatgtatgaacagatcatgtttcttatacaagggttatctagacgcaacaaaaattaaTGGTTTACTAGTAAATAGAAGCAACGCGGTCGTACAGTattaccacttgcgccacagaGCCGTGGGCCACCACAGCACAGAGGAGCAATCATTGATATtcagtataacgttatatgtgtaCAAATCTCGCTCAAGAACAAAGTATTGTGGTTGCCAATCTGATTCCAGAAGAGGAAGTACACGTAGTCTCTTTCCTGCTCAGCTGAACTGTTTGGGAAAAGTTGGGTTATTGACTGATACAAACGGAAATAGACTTTTGGCAAACTCACGATGATGTATATCAATGTTGACTTATGCCGAGATGACAACTTAGCAATATTTGCATTATGCCAGTCACTTTTCAGAGTGGGGTTTACAATAGTAGTTTCcaacaagaaaaattaatgAGCTGATTAGAGAAAAGtacagaatgaatgaatgaatgaatgattgaatgaatgaatgaatgaatgaatgaatgaatgtatgaatgaatgaattaattaataaatgaataaatgaaagacctttattgtacattcgtgctcCGAGGGACTAGATGCAGGTCATCTAACATGTGACCTACCTAATATGAATGTGACATATACAAtgaaatatatacaatacatacaatgtacgttgatgaaggttagacatccaggtaataagatacgccaaaaattcagtcactgtttcaaaattttatccagttgcttgagtaactatttctggcgTTCACAATGCATAGTGTAAACATACATAGTAGACAAAGGTGATAaactaagctaatccagtagaatcaacttcttctcgcttctttctACAAGTGTAGATGTATACAAACATTGTCTACACGCGACGAAAATATAATTTGAATTCATCCGTTGCGTTTGAAAACTCGAAGTATGGGAATTTGTCATTAATACATTTAAAAGTACAATTCTTTCTTTATTGTAAAACAGTACAAGAAAATAAGAGTTGTTATTAACATCGGCTGGTGCAATTTCTATGCAAGCTTATTTCTGAAAGGTTGTTAAGATAGTCCCTGGGTGGTCTTAAAACTTCCAACTGCTTATTTCTTACATTCCGTGATTTGGGAGTCATTGGGACACAAAGTTCATTCGTGTTTACAACTTTTCAGATTCCCCCTCCCTCGCCGTGTGCAGTTCTTCGGTGGTTACATCAACTATTGCTCCCCAGAAGTGATGCAGTCATTGGGGTACTCGTTCGATGGTATCCTACAGTTGGAGGGAACCACGGTGGAAAAGTACCTTGTCGCCACCACACAGGGTCTGACCAAAACATCCAACGAAAACAAGAAAGATCTCCTGGTCATGCCTATCAAGGCGAAGGTAAGTCTAGAAGAGGGGACGAGGGTGGTCCATCTGTTGCATCCCGTTTCACCTTGCCAGTAGCCATGTAGAGGTATGTGGAAGCGAAtgggaaatacatttttggcgacgccttcgGAGTAAGCCTGATGAAATAGTAttgaataaatttcaaatttttttccagATCAAGTTTCTAGTCGCCAAGGGGCTGTTTGAGCGAAGTTCCGAGTACGAGACTGTCTTGACAGCCTTCAGCCGTGACTTTGACGTCGACAGGATGTCTGAACATCCCTACATGAGTTTTGAGTTCGCACCCCTGACGTACCCGGACGAAGAGGAGGCGCCGCCACCCCTGGCTCGGGGCCCGTGTGAGGAGCCGCCCGTGCCTGGTGCAGACGAACCTCCCCCGAAAGTCGACCGCTCCAGTAAGCCAGAGACGCTCGTGAGAGAGTTATCTACATCTTCACAAGCTGAAACAGGTCAGCATTTCGTCAGCCGTTGTACCGCTTCAGGAGATATTCAGAAGTGCTGTTTCATATCGTTATTCTGTTGGAATAAAAGCGATCTCTTTGTATTGACTATTCCACTCTCAGGCAAAGTATGCGGTCTTTCATAAGACCTAGGCggaaaagttgtgtttccggttaccaaACTGACCCTAGAAAAAAAGCTGACGACcatagatttttttttggggggggggggaggcgaCCGCTGGCGAGGGACATAAAAGTTGATGCACGTGTagtaaacatttctttgttCAATTTATTCATATAGTTTGTCTTGtacttgaaatgaaaaaaaattgaatttaaaaaaaaacagagagCCCCTACCTAGGCCTACGCCCCTATTTTTTGTCAATATCGTGATCGGAAACACAGGCCTGATGATAATTCAATGATGAGACTTTCTATCCCGTCCCCGACCTCAGGGAACTACACTTACGACAGCAATGAGGAAGACTACGAGACCATATCCGACGACGACTATGATAGCGTGCCAGAGGGCATCGTACCCCCAACAAAAGGTTTGTAGAAAGCGCACGTCTTCAGAAGGGATGCATCTCCTTTCACCTAACGGTAATCCTACAAATTTGCCTCGAATTCAGTTCCTTTAAAAGTCACTTCTGAAAAACTAAAACTGAAATATTATAATGTTTACAGTTTTCATTTGGCACGTGCCCTTATATTGCCACATGGAATTAAATCACGCAATGATAAAGTGTCGGGAGGGGTAACGATTTTCCAGCGCtaagaaatacaaattttgaaaatacaataaaacGAATTCAATACATTTACAAAACTGATAGTTACTAATTATGCGGAAATAGAATAAACAGATTTGCTTGCACATGAACAAAATCGTTTGAGAGACTTTTTGAGACTTGTTGAAGACAATCGTCTACTATAGacggtagagcctggaactgaaacaggatgacactcaggctaatctTCTCCACTGTTGGAGATAAGTTGGGTTGGGTTCTTCATCAGATTCACATGATGTGACCTGTGATGTTTTCAATTCAGGAGTGACCAGACCTGTTGTACCACCAGAAGAGGGAGAGTACGAATTTATCGACGAAGACCGGTCAGTCATATTGTTATCTTCaagtatgtctgtttgtttgcttgtattgcatacccggtaaaccgcctcttggcgtaacacaccagggtTGTACTGAATTGTACAAGCCTCATAtcaggacagatttatttgatccaccgGCTTtactcttttctataagtgtggtgggttcttttacgtgctgcAAGGTCGGACTCTCCTCaaacctccatttaatgtcctatccacGGGatatccctaaccgaagccctactcattttcacccgaatAAAGTGAAGAAATTCGCCTTTCCCCAGGGTACGACATCAActgggcatgtcaggggattcgaaccccggACGTCTGGGTTCTAGTGAACCAAACACTTTGCTATTGTGCCAAGCGACGCCAGAAGACGACTGAAGAAAACCTTCTTCGCCACTGTTTGAGAATTTGGGTTGGGTTATCATGCATATGCTGTGCTAACGTACGCTGACCTCTGTGTTTTTACCAAACAATGTCTATACTGTGTTTACCTTCAGGGGTTAGTGGGTGAACTTTACCCCCTTTTGTTCTCAGTCAGCTCAGGAGAATGTTACGGTGGCTACCGTGAAAGAAGTCAACGCCTGTTTACTTTTACGTTTAAACACTTACAGTAGAGATTGGGGGCTTGGTTGGGCAGTTCTCCTCATGATACACACAGGTTGTTTTACACATGTTGTTAATCGTAAGAGGTGTGTAAAACTATTGACGCATGGCGAGATAAGAGAAATGTTCGGGAAAGGGCACTTTACTAGCGGTTTGGCATGGTGCCAACAAGGAAGAAAATTCCACCAGACCAGGACTATATACCTGGCAGACTCCGGTGAACGTGAGCGGCATGTTGATATCGACGGTAACACATCCTGTGAGTACAAGATTGAAGCGAGAATGTGGAAAAGAGTCTGACATAAAGAGAAATAAATTAAAGAGAATGTATCGCCAATAACAAACAGTCATTAAAATCCAGTGTCCTTTGTAGTCTGAAATAAAACGTTTCGTTCTTTTCTGATCCAGGGACACGCCGCCTGGTGGCGCTGCTGCTCCTGCATCAAGACAGAAGACACACCAGCGTGATCAGACGCAGGCTAAGCAGAACCCCTTTGCCGCCGAACTCAAAAGTCTGTTCGCCCAACGTCCATTACACACGCAGTCGACTCCTATCAGCCAAGATCCAAAATTCAGCCCCATAAAGTCCACGACACAACCAACGGCCTCGCGTCCTACATTTGAAGTTAAAGTCAAATTGAAACCTCCAACATTAACAAAGCCGACCTCAAACCTAGCCGGCACAGGAAAGGTCGCACAAGGTCCAGTACTCCGCTCCGCCTCCCCCAAGTCCCCTCCTGCCAAGCCTCCTGTTGCACCAAGACGAAAAATATTGTCTTCCTCAGATGAACCAGGAAGCCCCGCCCGTCCAAGCCAGTCGCACAAGACTGGCCCCGAcccaaagacaacaaaagtgaCGGGTCGGGTATCACCGCTGCGGGTAGTGGCACCCGTGGTGACTGAAGACGAAGATCAGAAAGAAGGAGGCGAACACATCAGCGTAATCCACAATACACAGAGGAAAACAGCAAGTGGGCAAAGAGAGGTGAGTGCTAAAATATCTCCATATATGATCATTTAGATATGGTAATTAGTGATTTATAAAAGTCTGCATTGTAAAACGGCGCAAGAATCTTTGTTTGTTACTTATCAAAGGTAATTAAattttttgttacttttcttatttttcaaatttactTCAGCAACGAATATTTTCATTAAGTGCCCCTGAAACATTGATATCTTAAACTTCGATAAGTAAAGCTTAAACCTAACAAAAAGTGATAGAAATGTTCAGTACACCATTTGTTTTGCATCACACTTTTCATACAAGGCCTTTGAACCCTAATTTTAATCTGCTCTTCCCCTTTGCTCTCTGCTGTTATCCCTTTTTCTCACATTTTTATTCGAGCATACATTAGTACagaacataacataacagcGCATTTACTTTAAACGTTTTGTTGCTTTTCTGTTCTCATTATGAGCAGGTGTTCTCCAGCCTGAGTGACGTGCCTGCAGAACTCTCCCAACTGACTATCAAACAAGTCAGCAACTGTCTCCAACTGCTCAACATGGCCGAATATGTGCCGAGGTCAGGTGGTTTTCATTTTAGTAATAGAGACAGAATGTGCAGGGATTCTAGGGTATCAGTTCTGATCTATCTATCATCAAAAAAATCCTTTCGGCAGGGCGCATGTTTAAAGTCTTTTATTGCAGCCTCGCCATCTATCCATAACTCACACTGAATAATTCATCTCCCAATATTTGAATGCAACAGTTACCAGTGATCAAGCGAGTTTGTATCATTCTCCCCATGTTATCTCTATGGGAATTGTTTGTGACAAGAATTGTCAGGGGTGTCTGTGTGTAAAGTTTGGTCCCCAACATTTTGTTTACATTCTCCTTGTACACAACGCCCGtagcctatacaatataccatggggaggctctgctaaaccgggctgaggtttccacttttgttgaCGTGGCCTCTAACtaactgtcagccaatcagagaatcgcctaGATGTTTTTTTAGGTAAAGCCGATTGGTCGACAGCTGGTTAGAgaccacgcccacaaaagtggaagcCTCGGCCCAGACTTTCCCAATGTGTACTGTATAGGCCGTGGTCGAGGCTCTGTGTAGGGGATTGTTTGTTCCATGTAGATATTCGTTCGACTGACATGAGCCTTTACTTGTAGATTTGAGAGGGACCAGGTTGACGGTAACTTGATGTGTGACCTTGACCAAGAGATGCTGACAGAGATGGGCGTGTCACGTGTGCACAGCATGAAGCTCAAGAAGTTCATCAAGGGATGGCGGCCAAATGCAGACAACTGAGTCTTGGTGACTCTCACGTGCGTTAGGGACAGCACGGCAGGGCTTCTGCTGGCATAGTGCACCTTCATAGTGCATCTTCATGAGAATGAAATTGaaagcaaatgaaaaaaattaagttgCTAAGGCAGTTTGTCAAATGTTGTTGCGATTAaatatgttacacctggctgtgaTTTATTTGGAGGGTACCAACGGAGGATCTGAATATTattgctgtataatgcaactgctgcatagtccaaattcaatgtcaagttgctAGTATATCAAATTTATTCCGAAAATATTATCTACAGAACCAACATACTTTGCCGTTGAGTCCCCCTTTAAGCATTCGCAGTTGATCTGGGCTATATATCGACAAGTTGGGAAAGTATGACGTCAGTGTCAACTTCATTATCACACAGGAGGGACACAGGCCCGAAATTCACACGCATTTTTAGTAGCGACTCAGAAAACGCGTGTGTTAATCGGGCCACAGTCTCAAAGCACTGTGAGGTCATATGTTTCATTTGTAATTGGTATGTATTACTATAACCATGCAAATCAAAAATTGCTTTGTCACATTCTTAACGATCAGCTTTATTGCTTGTACTCTAATGCGTATATCCACTGCCAGACTGCAAAATTGCTACAAACTATAACTGAACATACATTGTTATGAATTCGGAAGCTAGTGGACATTGTCACGAATTGATAGTGAGCATAAGTCTTATCTATCATATatgaaatatacaatatatagtTGTGAGTAACAACTTTTCATTTGATCTGCACATATTATATATCTGCAAAAAGTTTAATGTTACGTATCCGGTTGTACAATACAttacatgtgtaacgttacctattaATATATTTGCTTGTTGCTTTTTTTCACGTACATTTACGCTCCATGGCACAGCAGTATTGGCcaagttttacatgtacagtccatCATTGCCCTTCCACATCACACGCAAGTATAGAAAGTAACGTCTATGGTAACGAGACTACCAACACGATGCATGATCATCATGATTCACATTGTATTGATTTTCTTTTACTCTATTGTCCTAAGCTTTTCACATGGGAAAAGATTATAACAAACAACTCAATCAAGTCCCATTGGCGATTTCGTGAGAAATCATGACTTTTTTGACAGGATACGtgtttaggctacaccaagtaatttttatggatgacgtccgcgcgcgcattgattttggtctgttccaagaaaaaaaaagcaagaaattgcgcttcctgttactatgaccaaagagttccttttttattatttaatatatttctgcaggcctgcaaaatcaatgggatatggaaagaaacaggacaggacaacaactgctgttcaacttcaactgatttattcaaattattgcttttttcatgatggatcaaagaattgttagttgttacactgtgttctctcattcaatttgcgtcctaacatgtgtcgtcgactattatatttcaaatctaggcatcttgtttttttcggcccttcttgttttttttttcgcgctctcgcattagatttagggtctccaaaggacgtcatccataaaaattacttggtgcagccttatcaGAAAGAACTCCGGATGACTCCTGAAACTGTCTGTGGCAGCCAtagctgttttttttctcccaCATGGTACTTTCATTTTTCTGTGCCGTCTCTTGTTTATCCTTCCAACGATTGAAATACAGTCTCATTGCACAGATCTACCAGTAACTTACAGTTCGGGCGGGTAAAACTTGCACTTGATTGTTCACGGTCTCCAACCTCGTGTGAACTTCAAGATTTTCAGCGCGTCTAACTTGCGCAAGTTCATGTCCTGTGTCATGATAGTCTCGTCCACGTCGTTTAACAGGGCGCCGTCTATTCGCTCCCTCTCAAACGCCgcgatgacgtcatttccgaGGTTAAGGTGACGTAGGCACGCCGTCACTTCCGAGACGGATAGTGTTGACAAGTCGTCTGGCGGGACCCAGGTTGATGGGTCTACTGACTGTCCATGGTCGTCTTTCCCCGATGGATTCGCCATTGTCGGTATCTCAGAGTAGATCTCTTCAACATTATCGTAGTCAGTATCTGTTTCCGCGTCTTCTCCAACACTGACCTGCCCACTGCGAGGCTGAGACCCATCCCTCCCTTCTGTACCTTGTATGTGGCCACCAGTAGCCGGGGGCTTGGAAGACATCACTTGTACGGCTGGGCTCTTCGGGATATCATAGGCTTGGCTATGATCTTGACATTTCAGTTCATCAGGTGACCGCGCGGAAACATGAGGTGGCGACTGGTACTCTCCTCGTTTGGCTTCCCCTTGTTCTTCAGGGGGATTGGATGAGCGCGGAGtatcttcatctttttcttcctcTGGTTCCTTCGGTAGCGCAAGGCGAATGTTGAGTGGTGTTTTGTAGGACACGATTTCACTTGTTTTGTCTACTGATTCCATCTGCTTGACCAAGTCTTTGACACTGACGGACGCACGTTTCCCAGTGGCTGGTTGGTCACCTTCCGACGCAAGCGTGTCGTACACGGTATTTTCGAAGGCGGCAAATGCTGTGGGACCTTCAACAGTCGAGGCTGTGATTGGCTTGAGTGTGGTGTAATCGCCGCCCATTAAGTCGGTGTAGTCATCACTCGCGTCTTGGTCTGATTTCACTGTCGCCGATGTAACTGCGGCTTTCGGTCTCGGCGGTACTGGAGGCCTGGTCTTCTTCGACTCCTGCGCCTTTTTCAGCTCGCCAACAAACAATACAGGTATCGCTGTTGGAGGTATCTTATTCCTTCGTGGTTTGATTTCAGGCTTAGGCATTGTATCTGTCGAATCATCCTTTTCTGTAGGTGGTTCGACGGGAGAGTAGTAATCAACAACGTTGCTCTGTTCCATAGGAGGCGCTGAAGGGACCACTGCCTTGTGTAAGTCCGGATCTTGATAGTCGGGAGTTTCCTCGTATATAGGGTTGGTTGGGGCGATTTCTCCTATATTTGCGTATGTCGCGAGATCTGCAGGCTTGAACAGTTTGGTTCTGTCCTGGTATATAGAGGAGTATGGTTGCCCCATAACGAGGATGAACGAATCCATGTTCTTACTGTCCACGAGAACGCTCGTGCGAACGTTGGACTGAAAAAGGCACAGAATTTCCTTGTTTTCAGAGAGTTCTAGGTCAGCTGGACTGAACTGGATGTCCGTGTTGATAGAAAACTCGACCTGGGAAATTTGTCCGTCGTCTTGAACAGAAGTGCCGACGATCACTTCATCCCTGTAGGTGTGGAACAGCCGGACGTACCCCGTGAACTCGTCGTCTTCCCCGGGGCAGTCTCCGTGCACAAGTTTGACGTCCTGCGGCAGTTTGAAGTTGTCAATGACGTTTTCCACTGTGTAGGTTGTGCCGCTCTCGAACTCCAGCGGTTTTAGGGTAAACTGCGCTTTCAGATCTCCAGGCAAGGTTACCAGTTCACCATCTTGGTTGCTACAGGTGAAGATCAATTTTGGCCTTTGCTCCTCAGGCTCTTTATTCTCATGCTGGGAAGTCCTTCTCCCTTTTCCCTTGAACTTGCCCTTCAGCTTGTGCCCGAACCCTTTCTTTTGCAGCTCAGGAATCTCTTGAGGCTGTTGCACTGGTGCTGGTGGTTCTTTTCGTTGAGTAGATAGAATCGTTATGACGTCACCCTTTTTACACAGGAGCTGCTGTGGATGTGTGGTCGCTCTTCCCATCTCTGGAGACGCGACACCGGCGGGAGGAAGTTCATTGTCCAGAATGTCTTCTTCTACCAGAAGCCTTACAACCGGCATCTGGGACTGCAAGTCCTCCGTGACGACTTCCTGAAGGCTTTCGAAAACCTTTACGTTACTTTGATTTTGTAGGAGTTCGAAGCGACCAGGGTAGGCGAGAGGTATGTTCAGCTCCGGTCCCACCACAATGCCGCCCTCCTCACTCAAACTCTGCGCCATTACCTTTTTACTGGTGTAAGTGAAATGGAGGAGCAGGATCTGAAATGGAAAAAGAAATATAAACTCAGATAAACAAAATACCAATGAATTTATGACTTATAGGGCATCTCCAACTAGATACACCGTACTTTTGTTCAACAATAATAACCAAGTTATAGATACGATTTATatgagcacacacacacaaccgcGGTACTCACAACTTTAGAGACAAGTTGTATGATTCATTTTTGATACCTAAGGCCTAGGGGGGAAATGTCGTGTTTCCGGCTGactgaccgaccctagcaaaaacctgctgaccctagcctttCTGAGGTCGACCGCAAGGGGCATAAAATTGTCGATCTGACATCTAAAGTGGTGAAAACGTTGTAGAatcgttttccaacatgtttccCTATTTCTGTTGCAATCGAAAAAGTGATATAAAAAGACCCATGATGTATTTCAGTTTTACCTTGTTAAACAGCATTGTTTGGAACACTTTGGACGAAATATAGAAGGAGAGGAACGAAAGAGAGAGTCCCTACCAATCGACCCTAAGTTTTTCATGACCGTAACCGGAACACAGCATTagttttcctaggcctaatggAATATTAGATTTAATCCTATTAAGAGACTTAGGCATAACGCCTTTTGTGAAAAAGTTCGATGTCATGCTGTCGACCCCTTTACGCCAGAGAGTATTTACCCTGGCAGGTGTATAACCCTTGAATGTTTGATAGTCTGTCTGTGAGAACTGATCCGTGTCTGATTTAAATAACTGGAGAGTGGGCGTGGCCACAGCTCTGTCAACAAGTTCCGGGGGCTCGAAACTACTGAAGCTTAGACAAATGAACATCCTCACTGTCTACGGGTTTTGAAATCTTTGTTTTTTAGTGTAAAGAAACTTTACTGAAAGAAGTTTATAGCTCTTTAGTGTTACAGAAGGACATGATTGCAtagtagttaccttcgccaagaaggttatgctatcAGTTGTGCCATGGTGGAGTGGATGTGATGTGGGTCTGTGGGTAGATCTTCATCAtctttggtaggtgagtagcggttgcaGAAAGAAGGGTTCGAAAAAGGTTTACCTGACGTTTTCCTACGTTACTG comes from Branchiostoma lanceolatum isolate klBraLanc5 chromosome 2, klBraLanc5.hap2, whole genome shotgun sequence and encodes:
- the LOC136427476 gene encoding mediator of DNA damage checkpoint protein 1-like; this translates as MAGRATLEKVEWIDYRDFSPEEFLEEANDFPQMVQISEGFYGDGEMWSFSSGQIFKIHGVKTQEKVVTTVEGGRDTPGSKVDKLHIPLNYGGYFEVLPFEQEGTDVVYNSVKEVARNFPRYVCVDTDMSVTSDMGGVRLHRGDQIELLENAKRPTKNGLKPFLKCRVNDEKECFLPHECRGRFLVIPDENSYTISDIIKRFPLPRRVQFFGGYINYCSPEVMQSLGYSFDGILQLEGTTVEKYLVATTQGLTKTSNENKKDLLVMPIKAKIKFLVAKGLFERSSEYETVLTAFSRDFDVDRMSEHPYMSFEFAPLTYPDEEEAPPPLARGPCEEPPVPGADEPPPKVDRSSKPETLVRELSTSSQAETGNYTYDSNEEDYETISDDDYDSVPEGIVPPTKGVTRPVVPPEEGEYEFIDEDRDTPPGGAAAPASRQKTHQRDQTQAKQNPFAAELKSLFAQRPLHTQSTPISQDPKFSPIKSTTQPTASRPTFEVKVKLKPPTLTKPTSNLAGTGKVAQGPVLRSASPKSPPAKPPVAPRRKILSSSDEPGSPARPSQSHKTGPDPKTTKVTGRVSPLRVVAPVVTEDEDQKEGGEHISVIHNTQRKTASGQREVFSSLSDVPAELSQLTIKQVSNCLQLLNMAEYVPRFERDQVDGNLMCDLDQEMLTEMGVSRVHSMKLKKFIKGWRPNADN
- the LOC136427475 gene encoding GRB2-associated and regulator of MAPK protein-like yields the protein MGEETMAELTSMAAPVGTEDIFAVKEKIHCHEGLFLTPDLLLDTHKLPQLVKVTHAECEAPGLSKNEILLLHFTYTSKKVMAQSLSEEGGIVVGPELNIPLAYPGRFELLQNQSNVKVFESLQEVVTEDLQSQMPVVRLLVEEDILDNELPPAGVASPEMGRATTHPQQLLCKKGDVITILSTQRKEPPAPVQQPQEIPELQKKGFGHKLKGKFKGKGRRTSQHENKEPEEQRPKLIFTCSNQDGELVTLPGDLKAQFTLKPLEFESGTTYTVENVIDNFKLPQDVKLVHGDCPGEDDEFTGYVRLFHTYRDEVIVGTSVQDDGQISQVEFSINTDIQFSPADLELSENKEILCLFQSNVRTSVLVDSKNMDSFILVMGQPYSSIYQDRTKLFKPADLATYANIGEIAPTNPIYEETPDYQDPDLHKAVVPSAPPMEQSNVVDYYSPVEPPTEKDDSTDTMPKPEIKPRRNKIPPTAIPVLFVGELKKAQESKKTRPPVPPRPKAAVTSATVKSDQDASDDYTDLMGGDYTTLKPITASTVEGPTAFAAFENTVYDTLASEGDQPATGKRASVSVKDLVKQMESVDKTSEIVSYKTPLNIRLALPKEPEEEKDEDTPRSSNPPEEQGEAKRGEYQSPPHVSARSPDELKCQDHSQAYDIPKSPAVQVMSSKPPATGGHIQGTEGRDGSQPRSGQVSVGEDAETDTDYDNVEEIYSEIPTMANPSGKDDHGQSVDPSTWVPPDDLSTLSVSEVTACLRHLNLGNDVIAAFERERIDGALLNDVDETIMTQDMNLRKLDALKILKFTRGWRP